GCTAAAACATAGTCTCCTTAAATCACTGGTATTTTCAGCGTTTAAGCCTGCAATGTCGGTCAGATAAAAATGGTCGTATGAGTCTATCTGTTCTTGTAACTGATTAATAATAACTTGTTTCTCTGAACTCTTCATAATTCCTCATTTTTATTCTGCAAACGACTTAGCTTCTACTTGAATACCAGGGCTCATGGTACTTGATAAATAGATACTCTTAATGTAGGTTCCTTTTGCAGCAACTGGCTTAAGTTTATTAATCATGTTAATAAACTCAACGGCATTGTCTTTTATTTTTTCAGGAGAGAAAGAAACTTTCCCAATCGTTGTATGAACAATACCAAATTTATCAACTTTAAAGTCGATTTTCCCTTGCTTAACTTCGGAGATGGCCTTTCCTACTTCCATGGTTACGGTACCACTTTTCGGGTTTGGCATTAAACCACGAGGACCTAAAATACGTCCTAACTGCCCAACTTTTCCCATAACCGGAGGCATAGTGATGATTACATCAACATCAGTCCAACCACCTTTTATTTTCTCAACATATTCGTCAAGTCCTACATAATCCGCTCCGGCATCTTTGGCTTCCTGTTCTTTGTCAGGAGTAACCATTGCCAAAACGCGTACTTCTTTACCTGTTCCATGGGGTAACGAAACTACGCCCCTAACCATCTGGTTAGCTTTTCTAGGATCAACCCCAAGTCTAACATCAATATCAACTGAAGCATCAAACTTGGTGAAAGTAATTTCTTTAACCAACTGAGCTGCCTCGTCAATTGAGTAAGCCTTTCCTTTTTCGAGTTTTTCCAAAGACGCTTTTTGATTTTTCGTAATTCTGCCCATCGTAAAAGATATTTTTAGTTATTGAATGGTGAAGCACCTTTTACAGTGATTCCCATACTTCTGGCAGTTCCAGCTACCATTTTCATCGCTGATTCTACTGTAAAGCAGTTCAAGTCAGACATTTTGCCTTCGGCAATTTGTTTCACTTGTTCCCAGGTTACCGAACCCACTTTTTTCACGTGAGGTTCTGGTGACCCGCTTTTCAGTTTCGCAGCTTCAAGTAATTGAACAGCCACAGGAGGTTGTTTAATTATGAAGTCAAACGACTTGTCTGCATAAACAGTAATAATCACAGGAAGAACTTTCCCTGCCTGGTCTTGTGTACGACCATTAAACTGTTTGCAGAACTGCATAATGTTTACCCCTTTGGCACCCAATGCTGGTCCCACCGGTGGCGACGGATTAGCGGCACCACCCTTAATCTGTAATTTAATTAATCCAGCAACTTCTTTCGCCATAACAATGTATTAAAGCGTTACTATTCCTTTTCAACTTGCATAAAGCTAAGTTCCAAAGGAGTTTTACGTCCAAAAATCTTCACCATCACCTGCAGCTTTTTCTTCTCCTCATTGATTTCCTCAATGGTTCCGTTAAAGCCGTTGAATGGTCCATCGATCACTTTTACAGTTTCTCCTACCACATAAGGGATATTGATTTCTTCGTCGGTTTCTGCTAATTCATCCACACGACCTAAAATCCTGTTTACCTCGCTTTGCCGCATCGGTACCGGATCTCCACCTTTGGTGTCGCCTAAAAATCCGATTACGTTTGGAAAATTCCTTAGTGTGTGTGCAACTTCACCCACTAAAGCAGCTTCGATTAAAACATACCCCGGGAAAAAGTTCCGTTCCTTACTGATTTTTTTACCATTACGGATCTGATAAACTTTTTCTGTTGGTATAAGAACCTGATCAACATACCCTTTAAGGTCTCCTACTGCGATTTCGTTATCGATATATTCTTTAACCTTCTTCTCTTTGCCACCAATAGCACGCAGAACATACCATTTTTTACTATTTTCGCTCATATCGACTGCAGGGTTTTTGATTAATAAAATAATCCATAAACAAAATCCATTATGTTTCTGAAAGACAGATCCATAACGAAAATGACTAATGATATTATAAAGGAAGCAATCATTACTACTAATGCGCTACTTTGTAGCTCTTTCCAAGTAGGCCAGGTAACTTTATGTACAAGTTCATCATAAGCCTCTTGTAAATACAATTTTAGTTTCATTCTAATGTAACTTATTTAGCTCGGAAGGTAAGATTTGAACTTACTGTTTTTATACAACCACTCCCATTATTGAGTATCATCCGAAAATAGTCCCGAACCGAAGTCCGGGACTTTTTATCTTACATCTTACTGTATGCTTACAGAATCTCAGTGATCTGACCCGCACCAACAGTACGACCTCCTTCGCGAATTGCGAAACGAAGACCTACGTTTACTGCTACTGGGTAAATCAATTCTACTTCAATAGTTACGTTATCACCAGGCATAACCATTTCGCGACCTTCTTCTAAGTGAATTTCGCCAGTTACGTCAAGCGTACGTAAGTAGAACTGAGGACGGTATTTGTTGTGGAATGGAGTGTGACGACCACCTTCTTCTTTTTTCAATACGTAAACCTCAGCTTTAAATTTATTGTGAGGAGTGATTGAACCAGGCTTAGCCAAAATCTGTCCACGTTTAATTTCTTTTTTATCAACACCACGCAACAACAAACCAACGTTGTCACCAGCCTGACCTTCGTCCAAAATCTTACGGAACATCTCAACACCAGTACAAACTGTCTTACGACCTTCTGCACCCAAACCGATCAACTGCATTTCATCACCTGTGTGGATAATACCAGTTTCGATACGACCAGTTGCAACAGTACCACGACCAGTAATCGAGAATACGTCCTCAACAGGCATCAAGAATGGTTTTTCAACATCACGTGGAGGAAGTGGAATCCAAGTATCACAAGCATCCATTAGCTCAAGAATTTTTTCTTCCCACTCTGGCTCTCCGTTCAATCCACCAAGTGCAGAACCCATGATAACAGGAGTGTTATCGCCATCGAATTCGTAGAAATCAAGAAGTTCACGAACTTCCATTTCAACAAGTTCCAGTAACTCTTCGTCGTCAACCATATCCACTTTATTCATGAATACAACCAAACGAGGAACGTTTACCTGACGTGCAAGAAGAATGTGCTCGCGAGTCTGAGGCATAGGTCCATCAGTTGCAGCAACAACGATAATAGCACCGTCCATCTGGGCAGCACCAGTTACCATGTTCTTAACGTAGTCGGCGTGACCTGGACAGTCAACGTGTGCGTAGTGACGCGTAGCTGTTTCGTACTCAACGTGAGCCGTGTTAATTGTAATACCCCTTTCTTTTTCCTCAGGAGCGTTATCAATTTGATCAAATGCTTTTATTTCACAAAAGCCTTTTTTTGCTAAAACTGTAGTAATAGCAGCAGTTAAGGTAGTTTTACCATGGTCAACGTGGCCGATAGTACCAATGTTCACATGGTCCTTGTCCCTGTTAAAATGTTCTTTAGCCATAATTGCAAAATTTTAATTTATTATCTTTTTAAATCATCTGAGCCGAAGACGAGAATTGAACTCGTGACCTCATCCTTACCAAGGATGCGCTCTACCCCTGAGCTACTCCGGCCTTAAACACACAAAGAGACGGGAATTTAGAACAACTGTTTGTTCAAAATTCCAATCTCTGTTCTGAGCGGGAAACGGGACTCAAACCCGCGACCCTTAGCTTGGAAGGCTAATGCTCTATCAACTGAGCTATTCCCGCTTATAATCTACTGGCAAAAATGCCGTGCAAAATTACAACTTTTTTCCAAACAACCGAACATCTGTCTTCATAATTTCTATTTTTTATTTTACCTACGTCTTTTTCTTTAATCGCAGGAAGAATAATTTAACGATAGAAACCTTGTCTTTCTCTCAAATTCCTTTATTTCAGCTGTCTTCAGAACGTCCCTAAAAAGGGTGTGCAAATGTAAAAATATTATTTTAAAAAACTAAAAATTGTTTCCTAATTTTTAATTATTATTTACTCTTGAGTTTTTCTTTGTACTTAACTAACTGTTTTTTAATGGCATCGATAGCCAAATCAATTGCCTCTTCAAATGTATCTGCCTGTTTTTTGGCGAATAAATAATCTTGGGCAGGAATGGAAAGTTTTAACTCAGCAACTTTATTGTTAGCTGCTTCCGGTTTTGCAACCTTTAAGGTTACCTCTACATTTATAATACCATCAAAAAAAGTATCCAGTTTGTTTACTTTTCTATTCACGAATTCCACCAACTTTTGGTCGGCGTTAAAATGCACTGAATTAATCTTTACTTCCATAATTAATCGTTTTTACCACCCCGGGGGTGGGCTTGTTTATAACTCTGTTGCAGTTTCTCGAAAGTTGTATGTGTATAAACCTGAGTTGCTGCCAAATTTGCATGACCTAATAATTCTTTCACCGCATTTAAATCGGCGCCATTATTCAACAAATGAGTTGCATATGTATGCCTTAAAACGTGCGGACTTTTCTTTTCAAGAGAAGTAACCTTTGCCAGGTTGTTTTTTACTACGCGGTACACTAACTTTTCGTACACGGGCTTACCTTTTTCGGTTACAAGTAAAACACCCTCTGGGTTACCTAACTCCTTGTTTCTGATTTTTACGTAATCTTCGAGTAATTTGTTAATCTCTCTTGGATAAGGAACAATACGTTCTTTATTTCGTTTTCCTAATACACGAATCAAATATTCACTTGTATTAAAATCACGATCTTTCAATTGTATTAACTCAGCTAATCTCATTCCCGTCCCGTAAAACAAGGAGAGAATCAGCTTGTCTCGAATTCCTCTAAAATCTTGTTCAAAAAGGTTATCATCCAACAAATGATGCAGCTTTGTTTCTTCAACAAAGTTCGGCAGCTTTTTCCGTACTTTTGGTAACGGTACGTTTAATGCCGGGTTTGAATCAACAACCTGCTCGCGCAGTAAATAGTTGTAAAACGATTTTACCGCACTCACTTTTCGACTGACTGACCGAGGGCTATTGCCTTGTTCCATAAGGTGCACCACCCATGACCGCATCAGCTTCAAATCTACATCTTTAACAATAAAATCCCCGACCATTTTTGTGCAAAATTCCACAAACCGATCGAGGTCTTTTTTGTATGCTGTCACCGTATGAGTAGAGTATCTCTTCTCATACTTTAAAAAATTGATAAACGATTCCTGATAACTCATTGGCCATCTACAACTAATAAATCAGGAACCACTAAAAGATTTTAGTCTTCCTGCTGCTGCAAACCTTGTACGTAGGCAGCTTTTTTCAATTCTTCTCTTCTTCTTACTGAAGGCTTGGTGAACTTTTGACGTTCGCGTAATTCTTTAATCACACCAGTCTTCTCAAATTTTCTCTTGAACCTTTTTAAAGCTCTTTCAATATTTTCGCCCTCTTTTACCGGAATAATAATCATATCTTTCGGATTTACTTTTTAAAATTGAGGCGCAAATTTAGAAATAATTCATAGTAAATCAAATTTAAAGCAAAAAAATAATATTTCCTATCGCTAAATTTTTGTTTTTACTTTTTTAACGACAAGTAATATAAGGACGTATCTTATCAATAAACTCAGGTTCAAGAGTTTGAATATGCTTTAAATCAGCTATTTCCTTTATCGGTCCATCTTTATCTTTGGCGTTAAGTATTGCTGTTGTTTGTGACTTATTAAAATACGGATGTCTTATCAGGTCGCGGTACTCTGCGAAATTAATCCTGATTTTTTTGATTAATAATGTATCTATCACTATCTGGCCCTCCACGTTCCGATATGTTTCTTCTGAAAAGCCATAAACTTCAAGCAATTGTTGTTTAGAGTAAAAGCCACCAAGCAACTCTCGATATTTTATTATTCGTGCGGCATATACCGATCCTATCCCATTCAACTTTTTTAACTGAGTGGTATCAGCCTTATTTAATTCAACTTTTAAATACTCTTTTACAACAGGTATATTTTCTTTTGCCACAGCAGAGTCGGCTTTTTCTGTATTTTCAAATTTAATGTAACGCTCTATTTTGTTATAGGCAAGCGAGTCCATTCCGTAAATTTTAAGAAGATCAGTGTTTTGTTTGAATGTTCCTCCTTTATTGCGGTAAGCAACAATATTAGAAACCTGAAAATTGTTTAAACCGTAACTTTTCAGCACTTCCTTTTTTGCAAAATTTGGATCGAATTTACCGGTTGGCAATTCTGTTTGTGTTACGTTAGCTTTTCTGCGCCCGCTGTGATCTTGCACATCCGAAATCACGAGGTAAGGTGAAATTTGATTAAAAATGGAATCATTGATACCATAAAGCTTCCTGAAGTCGTGCCTTGAATTAAAATGACCTCCGGCATCACGATATTTTATAAGGTTGCGTTTTACATTTTCGGGTAATGCCAATGAATCGAGTTTACTACCTGCAATTTTATTGGGGTCAAATTCAAATAGCTGGTGCTCTTGAGTTGCGATTTTTTGTTCGTTTTGCAAACTTTTATCCCATTCTTCCAGTATTTCGGCAAGCTGTTCGCGGGTATAAAGCGACCTGGGTTCAAATTGGTTATACAATACTTTTACCCCAATCAAAATAACAACAATGATTGCCAAAATGATTATACCAATTCGGTCACCGCGGGAATATGCCAAGAATCCATTTTTTAACTTGAGCCAGGTTCTCTTCATTGTATTCAGGAACTTAAGAGATGCTAATTTACATCATTAAGTTCATTAAATCAATAAAGAAAAGGACGTTAAACCGAAAGGTTTCTAATAAATCGGGGGAAATTTACCCTGTAATTCCCTCCATAAATAATGCGGCAACTGCAATAATTCCTATAGCAATTGGAGCAATGTAGCGAATTATAAAGAATACTATTTTAAACATTAGCGAAACCAACTGTCCTTTGTTGCTAATTTCTTCCATAAAGGCTGTTCTGCCCATTCTCCATCCTACAAAAACAACAATTAACAAGGCGCCAAATGTTAGCATAATATTTGCCGACGCATAATTCAGAACCCCAAAAATAGTTTGACCAAATAGCTGAAAATCTGCAAGAGGCCCAAAAGACAAGGTCGCCAAAACACCAAGAACACTAATGGATACTGACCCAATAAGCGTTGCCTTTCCTCGCGAAAACTGAAGTTCTTCTTTTAAATAAGCAACAACAACCTCGAGTACCGAAATAGTTGACGTTAATGCTGCCACGCTTAAAAGAAAGAAGAAAATAATTGAGAATATTACTCCTCCGGGCATCGATTTAAAAACATTTGGCAATACCTCGAACACCAAACCAGGACCGGGCGACATTTGATCTATAGATCCAACCGAGAAGGCAAAAATTGCCGGAATAACCATCAGGCTCGAAAGGATGGCAATGCTGGTATCGGCAAAAGCAACCTGTGCTGAGGTTTTTAACAGGTTATTATCTTTTTGTATGTATGAACCATAGGTAATTAGCGTTCCCATACCTATACTTAATGAAAAAGCGGCCTGCCCCAATGCCATTAGAACTGTTTTGAAATTTACGGCACTCCAATCGGGTACAAAAAGATATTTAACCCCTTCTCCGGCTCCCGGCAACGAAATGGCACGCACAACCACAAATATGATAAGCACCAAAAGGATGGGCATTAAAATTTTGGTAAACTTCTCGATTCCTTTTTGAATTCCGGCATATACAACAACAGCAGTTAACAACATAAAAACCAACTGCCAGATTAAGGGGCGGTACGGATGGGTACTAAAATCGGCAAAATTCTTTTCCATATCCTGGGTATGCAACAGTTTCCCTGAAATGGCCTGCACGAGATACTCCAGTGTCCAACCGGCAACTGTGCTGTAAAATGCCAGTATGGCAAAAGCGGTAAGAATACCCAAAAAACCAACCAGGTACCATGGTGTTCCGGGTGCTATTTTTTTAAAAGACCCAAAGGCATTGAGCTGAGCACGTCGTCCGATTGTAAACTCGGATAACATTACAGGGATTCCGATAAAAAGAATAAAACCAATATAGAGTAACAAAAAGGCTCCCCCCCCATTTTGGGTAGTTACCAATGGAAATCGCCATATATTACCCAATCCGACTGCCGAACCTGCTGCAGCGGCAATTACACCAAATTTAGAACTAAACGAATCGCGGTTTCCTGAAGGAAGACTTGACATAACCAATAATGTTTTATAATTTTTTGACGCCTTAAACTTACAACCTCTCACAGATTGCGCCTCAAAAATGCAAAAAAAATACTCATGACAAAAAACTGGTTAAAAAAAACCAAAAAGATTAACCCTGGATTCCGAGAATTTAAAACGGATAACCTATTGCAAATGAAAAAGCAAAGTCATCTCCGGTTAAACTTCGGTTACCAATAATCCACCGTTGTCCTTCGTTGGCAGAAGGGTCACGAAGTTTCATTCCAATATCAGCACGCAAGATAAAATAGGAAAGATCAAATCGAAAACCAGTACCTGTGCCCACAGCAAACTGCCGGTAAAATTTATTCAGTTTAAATTGAGCTCCTTCCCGGTTGTCGCTTTCATTCATGGCCCAAATATTTCCGGCATCTAAAAACAGAGCACCTTCTAAGGCTCCTAATAGTCGGAAACGATATTCGAGGTTGGCTTCAAGCTTAATGTCGGAAGATTGATTGGGATAGGCATCATCTGGAGCTTTATAAGTTCCGGGGCCTAAGGAGCGCACCTGCCAGGCACGAATACCATTGGCACCACCTGCAAAATATTGCTTTTCGTAGGGTAAAACGCGGGAGTTGCCATAAGGTAATCCAACACCAACAAACGCTCGACCAACAACAGAATTGTAACGGTCAATCTGAATGGCTCTTCTCAGCTCGAGGTCTGCCTTTACATATTGTGCAAACCGAATATTAAAAAACTTATAAAACTCATAAGTTTCATTGGTAATGGTGTCAGTAGCTGTTGATTTATCCCTACCGGTAATTCGGGAAAGTGCGTAAAGCAAATTTCCGGAAGATTCAACATTCATTCGCGCGTAGGTATAATTTTTATTCGACGCCAGACGCTGATTATTATAAATAAGGGAATAATTCATTGCAAATATCAGGTGATCGGTAAAACTGCTTTTTATGTACAGGTCTTTTATCGAATTTATAAAATCAGGATCAAACTCGTATAAACGTACCACATTTACATCTAAAAAATTCCATAAGTGTTGGTAATTCTGAGATGTTTTCCAGTCGTATCCTACCTTAAAGTTGGTGATTCGTCGTGTATATTCTGGTCTTTTCTGGTAGTTGTACCCGGCGTTAAAAACAGTTTTTGGCAAGTACTTGGCAAAACTATTTATATATTTTCCGGGCCCCAGAAGTTTTGGAATCATTAGGTTTGTTTCCACACCAAACTCACGGGTATTAAATGCCTCGGTTTGATTGTCAACTTTCCGATGCATTCGTTCTGTCGCTCCTTTTAAACGCAACTGAAAAACCTCGGCTCCTTTAAACAGGTTTCGGTGTTGGTAGTAAATATTACCGGCAACTCCCAGGTTGCCCGAAGTGTTTGTCCCTTCAATGTCAAAAGAGGTTGACTGTTTATTTAACGGTGCCAGACGAATATGACAATCCAGCAAATTTGTATCCTGTTCAGGGTAGGTTTCATTAAATTGAATATCGACAAAACGAAACTGGCGTAACCTGTTTAGGCCATTAAATGTGTTTTCCACCTCGCTGGCATTGTACAAGTCGCCACTTTTCATTTGATTGGTACGGATAAACAAGCCTGGTGGATAAGAGACTTGTTTGTTGGCATAAAGCACCGAGTTGTCCCAAGTTATAGTGTCTGAAAAGACCAGTGTATTTTGCCGGTTTGCGGTTACCGGCGTATTACCGGGCATAACCAAATAAAAGAACTTATTAAGCAGGTAAGGTTTTAAAAGTTTCGAGCTGTCTATTTGGCTGGATTGAATTTCGCCAATATACAAATCCAAAAGCACCTGCCTGCTGTAAAGCGTTGTATCGGCCAGGTACCGAACCTGGTTCTTTGAAAAATAATAGTAACCATTGTTTTGATATAAACTTACTATTCTACGCTGTTGCTTTTCTAATTCGTAAATATCAAAAGGAGTGCCAGGCCGCATTCTGTTTTTAGTAGAATCTTTAAAAAAAATTTCTTTCAATTCCGGCGTTTCAAAGTGATAGTTAATGCGCCTTATTTTATATTGCTGTCCAGATTTAACCGAAAACGTCAGTGTTGCTTTTTGCTTTTTTTCATTAAAATCTACATTTTTTTCTACTTGGGCCTGGTAATATCCTTTCTGCCCCATGTACTGTTCCAGCTGATCAACCGAACGTTCAGCCATTACATTATCATAAATTTGAGGGGCCTCTCCAATTCGTTTTAACCAGTCATCAGTCTTTTTCTTCGACGACAAATTATAGAGCATCAGGTAAAATTTTATAAAACCAAGAATCTTATAATTTTCTTTCTGCCGAAGTACTGCACGGGCTTCTTCTTTGCTAACTTTAGGGTTATCAACTTCCAGTTCAACCTTTTGTAATAAGTATTCCTGCTCCGGAACAAAACGTGTTTGGGAACACGATGCCAAAACCACGACAGATAATAACATTATCCACTTAAAACTTCCTGTAATCTGTTTGTACAACCGCTCTACCAATTCCAACAACTTTTATTTTAACAAAAATAACCAAGAGTTTTTTTAGAAAAAGTAACTTTACCTTTATTATCTAACAATTGGGTTAAAATCAATGATTGGTAAAAGTACAATAAAACTTATTAATTCTTTGGGATTAAAAAAATACAGAACAAAAGAAAATTTATTCCTTGTTGAAGGCGACAAAATGGTTGGTGAAGTATTGCAATCTGAACTTGAAGTGGAGATTTTAGTTGTGACCGATCATTTTTTGCAACAAAATGTACTTCCCCCAAATTCGGCAAAAAGAATAATTGAGGTAGATCAGAAAACGCTGAAAAAAATTAGCTTGCTTCAGCACCCACAATATAGCTTGGCCGTTTGCCAAATTCCGGAAAAAAACAATTCGGAAATTGAAATCGGAAATAACTTGTCCATATATCTTGACGGAATTCAGGATCCGGGAAATATGGGAACGATTATACGTATTTGCGATTGGTACGGTGTTGATCGTTTATTCTGTTCGCCGGATTGTGTTGATTGGTATAACCCAAAAGTAATACAGGCCAGCATGGGGTCTTTCAATCGTGTTGAGTCTGTTTCCTGTGAATTTGAGCCGCTATTCAAACTTGCAGAGCAATATAATGTTCCGGTATTTGGTGCATTTATGAAAGGCGAGAACATTTACCAGCAGGAATTGCCAGCCAGAGCTGTTCTTGTAATGGGAAACGAAGGTAAGGGAATAAGGCCGGTTATAGAAAAACAGATCAAAAACCGCTTAAGCATTCCTAATTTCTCAACGAATGCTGTTAAAGCAGAATCCTTAAACGTATCAGTTGCAACAGCAATAATTTGTTCTGAGTTTAAACGAAATTACTCGAAGTGAAACGACAGTGTGAATATTTTCGACCGTAGATTTTTTATGGATTGGGCATAATACAAACGTTGTTGGCCTCCCGGCAAATCGCCTAACTGGTTGTTTAATCCAAGGCTGAATTTTGCTTCAACAGAAAAACGGAAAAACGGGAAATAATGGTCCCAGCCACCGCCAAGCTCAGCGTATAATCCACCGCTCTTTAGTTTTATTAAGTCTTCCTGCGCCGTACGTGAAATATCATGTCGATAAGCGCCACCAAAAATAACATAAGGTCTGTCGTTGTTAATTCGCCGGGCCTTATACTTTAATAGTAGCGGAAAATCAAGAAATGTTGAACGTATGGTATAATACGACAAATCTTCATCATACACGTTAACATCTTTTACCGGCACATTAAATGTCAACTGTCGCTCGCCAAACGAAAGTCCGGGTAAAAACCTCAGGTTAAAATCTTTCGACAACCGCATACTGGTTATAATACCAACTGTAAAACCAGGAATTAAAGTGGCCACATCTGATCGGATTTTACTATCCCATGCAATTCGGTCAAGAGGGTATGGAATAAAATCGGGATTTTCACCAATGAGGTTGTAATTTACCACATTAAAATCGAGGGTATTCATTCCAATCGTAAACCCAAAATGAAAAAGTTTATCATCGAAGGTGGTGAGGTAGTTAATTTTTTGTTTCTGTGCAAAAACACTACAACCAATAAACAGGACTATTATTGAGATAAAAACTTTCTTCACTTTCGTAAATTGTTGCTTTTATGAAAAACAAAAAAACAAAAACTTTATTGTATTAACGGTTCTATTTGTTGGGTTTATGTGCCAGGTAAATTGAGGCTATTCCAAATGTTTGCCTAAAGCACTCATTATGTACAAATCCAACATCGGCTAAAATAGTTAAAAATCTGTCACCATCCGGAAATTCATAAACCGATTCGGGCAAATAAGTATATGCGCTGCGATCTTTTGATATAAATCTTCCTATAAACGGTAAAATATATTTAAAATAGAACATATAAATCTGCTTAAAGGGAAAATGTACAGGTTTTGAGAATTCGAGTACAAAAAAAGCACCACCC
Above is a genomic segment from uncultured Draconibacterium sp. containing:
- a CDS encoding BamA/TamA family outer membrane protein, which gives rise to MELVERLYKQITGSFKWIMLLSVVVLASCSQTRFVPEQEYLLQKVELEVDNPKVSKEEARAVLRQKENYKILGFIKFYLMLYNLSSKKKTDDWLKRIGEAPQIYDNVMAERSVDQLEQYMGQKGYYQAQVEKNVDFNEKKQKATLTFSVKSGQQYKIRRINYHFETPELKEIFFKDSTKNRMRPGTPFDIYELEKQQRRIVSLYQNNGYYYFSKNQVRYLADTTLYSRQVLLDLYIGEIQSSQIDSSKLLKPYLLNKFFYLVMPGNTPVTANRQNTLVFSDTITWDNSVLYANKQVSYPPGLFIRTNQMKSGDLYNASEVENTFNGLNRLRQFRFVDIQFNETYPEQDTNLLDCHIRLAPLNKQSTSFDIEGTNTSGNLGVAGNIYYQHRNLFKGAEVFQLRLKGATERMHRKVDNQTEAFNTREFGVETNLMIPKLLGPGKYINSFAKYLPKTVFNAGYNYQKRPEYTRRITNFKVGYDWKTSQNYQHLWNFLDVNVVRLYEFDPDFINSIKDLYIKSSFTDHLIFAMNYSLIYNNQRLASNKNYTYARMNVESSGNLLYALSRITGRDKSTATDTITNETYEFYKFFNIRFAQYVKADLELRRAIQIDRYNSVVGRAFVGVGLPYGNSRVLPYEKQYFAGGANGIRAWQVRSLGPGTYKAPDDAYPNQSSDIKLEANLEYRFRLLGALEGALFLDAGNIWAMNESDNREGAQFKLNKFYRQFAVGTGTGFRFDLSYFILRADIGMKLRDPSANEGQRWIIGNRSLTGDDFAFSFAIGYPF
- a CDS encoding RNA methyltransferase, with product MIGKSTIKLINSLGLKKYRTKENLFLVEGDKMVGEVLQSELEVEILVVTDHFLQQNVLPPNSAKRIIEVDQKTLKKISLLQHPQYSLAVCQIPEKNNSEIEIGNNLSIYLDGIQDPGNMGTIIRICDWYGVDRLFCSPDCVDWYNPKVIQASMGSFNRVESVSCEFEPLFKLAEQYNVPVFGAFMKGENIYQQELPARAVLVMGNEGKGIRPVIEKQIKNRLSIPNFSTNAVKAESLNVSVATAIICSEFKRNYSK
- a CDS encoding porin family protein, which gives rise to MKKVFISIIVLFIGCSVFAQKQKINYLTTFDDKLFHFGFTIGMNTLDFNVVNYNLIGENPDFIPYPLDRIAWDSKIRSDVATLIPGFTVGIITSMRLSKDFNLRFLPGLSFGERQLTFNVPVKDVNVYDEDLSYYTIRSTFLDFPLLLKYKARRINNDRPYVIFGGAYRHDISRTAQEDLIKLKSGGLYAELGGGWDHYFPFFRFSVEAKFSLGLNNQLGDLPGGQQRLYYAQSIKNLRSKIFTLSFHFE